The genomic window tgaaatatcatttttattaaggcccaccacgtaagtcggcaacaatcaaaaaataataataacaataataatatattaaattacgacggccgacggacgcgagattggcgccgcaactttggggtcCGATCAATATGATGCTATTGTACTgaatgtaaatatgtatgtgtctaattgttgtaaaatattaatgcttatatgaattcctttacatgtacaacaacaaaaccacaccctgaggagatctggagaagaaaaagtgtagaaaagaaaaaggattgcgagaaagaaaaataagtaaggtaagaGCTAATGTGCAAGCATCTTGTGTAGCTCTGCGCGGAATATCGAACCCGTGTCCACATGatataccttcggtgttttgtgtatttatgtgtttatttttggagaggataattattcgttttgtttaattatatgtttatttttggaggggataattattcgtgtgtgtatcagtgttaaagattcgtcagtggcttaaagtgaatttattatgggtaagatgggacaagctaaagcatccgtaccagacgaacaaaattttgttaatatggaaagtgagggtcatttgcaatacgtaaatgaatcccaagccaccgcctcggataacatagtttccggagcggggggcgaggatctgtggtcggtgaatgacgctccacagcagaatggaaataacaacaactccactgcctgggcaggggggccaatcgagtgctagattaagcggggcaccagtatgctcaccgattgcagacccatttgcagaatttctgcgcaggttagaagaaagagatagggaaagagatcagaaactggctcagatgctctatgagcaagagcaacaaagagaacagaaagaaagggaaaaagaaagaatgtcagaacagagggaaaaacaaagagacgaaaaactggctcagatgctacatgagcaggagaaaaaattaacgcaaaagctcattgagcaagagcagcgcagtgaagcgaagctagatagtatccaaagcgaacttgccgagatgcgggacgcttgcaaagaaatccccgatcttgtgcaaaACTTAGCtggcgagatgcaaaaattacagatatcgcaggctaggcttgaagataatgtccagactttaaccaaccgcgtggataatgtgaagatagatgcacggaaaagtattgacgtatatttggaagtgcaagctcaaaaagtagaaaaagaattaaatgaatggctagaagtaaaggatcgcgagatatctgcaaaaattgaaagcgacgtaaaaacagctgtagaataagcgactgcggccgcgagtgtaaatattgccgctagcgctgccgcaccacgtgccgaattaacacagatcaaatcccgtgtgacagcggagttgccaaattggcaacaggaggtcacGCGGAGActgtgttggaaagcaatgtaaataatggcggacagataatgaatccgacttCGCGTACTaattactataataacgctgacagtaggcagggtgcgagtgcgcaaccgcaacctaatgcgaattatgagcacgaacaacatgcgataccgtgcagcgcacatcacgaagtaatgaatgtcccagaatgtagcaatcagatgtgcaaaaaagaggacaatgtaataaaacacaggacattccaacccttcaatagcgaaaaacgaaatgttcaccctgtggtatttattaagagcttcaggaatgtgtctcccaggacatggacggaaagacaaagaatacagttcgtggtctcttttattcaaggtgacgcggcactgtgggccaccgacgtgtccgaaaaatgtctaacgatgcaacagtttgaaggtgcattcttgcaaaaattctggtccgatagcgtccaagaaagactacgcaaggtgttgtacagtccagaaatgtacaatcctaagaagggaacgttacgcaaatatttcgaaaagtatataaacaaaaccaggtactgggacgagccaatgtccgatcgtgacataatcagattaataaaaatgaaggtgcccagtgaaattaaaagatatttcatcaatgtgccagaatacgatatagaacaattcatggaaatagtggattctgttgacttattgatcgaagatatgaaaaccgaaaacaagtggaaccatgcaggctgtaatcaacagaaagccgattacaatagcagccacagtaacagtagtaacttagtaccaaatggtaacgggaataggcaagagcaccggcaacagaatcgaggcaaaaacaatggcaatggttataacggcaatggTTATAATcatcaaaatcgaaagagacatcatgatggacgcatgagtaatggatataatggtaacggcaatccgcaatggcggaactaccgaaaccagtggcgtggttgtaatgaaccgactccacagtgtcaacaaaacacagagccacaatggaacgccaacccaggtccgtcaCGGAACATGTCAGGGAATTACAACCGACCACAGCAAAACCAGGGCCATACAcagtatcaaaatacaccatcggggaggcagggcggccaacccaacagtagcaacaacaacaaccagaaccacaatgtgagattAGTGgtagtgacagacaactgtcaacccattaatgctcatccgttaaactaaagacagccacaatacgctctccgttgttggctgcaggatggtgtagtgaggacacattcacggatgacagccataaactttgtatgctgagatacaatgagggaacaaaactagaaaaggaacttgtagacataccgcagaaatgtaaccgagccgacaaaagtgttgtgcaggctatattgcaagcagatatgtacggagcaccaatacagataatagtcgataccggtgcgtcaaccaatgtcatgagtgctaatttttacaagtacttgagtcaaaataataaaataccagtattgccagtgaagaattgtcgtgtaacaggtgcaataggtgcacaatctcatatcataaagcaccaggtgcaagtcgagtttatggtaggaaatgaagcaatgaaaagcttgttcctagtagttaagggattaggtgttgcttgcatcctggggacagaatttttacgccagagggacgcaaaaatcgacctcttgtgcggggaagtaagccttatgaatgagagTAGACGGGTAATTgtgccgttgttgaggacacgggaagtgcacggtaaatattgccggagctttcagtcgagattcgaaggaatacaggtaatgaatttatattctgacttaagtacaccgagcgaggtggcgcggtggttagcacactggactcgcattcgggaggacgacggttcaatcccgtctccggccatcctgatttaggttttccgtgatttccctaaatcgtttcaggcaaatgccgggatggttcctttgaaagggcacggccgatttccttcccaatccttccctaacccgagcttgcgctccgtctctaatgacctcgttgtcgacgggacgttaaacactaaccaccaccaccacttaagtacaagacaagcatgcTATAAAGAGTTTATTAgtgaagacagagaggaaaaaaaggaaactgatagccatgaaagtcagggggtcagaacatttgactgaagcacaagaaaacgaattgactcagccacttacagattatgagaatgtgttttcggaaaaaaacCCGGTGTTAttgagggctacacctataacatcgaagtggtacctcacgatactttctgtcacgcaaactacaccatcccgtggtcaaataaggaggcaattacgaaggaaacaagaaaaatacatacaaagacttaaagaagttcgctcagtagagcaacgtttacatatatgagtagtaggttaagtttatagtgtattttttctgtgtgtaaatgttcagattttagtgtaacatttaaagacaatgaggcacacaagatagtgcgattcaattttgtagatgttaaggaataacagtatttttatgcaattgcattttgaaagaaaaaaaatgaacgtaggtttaagaatattttacaaatttcatgtttaaaaatgcgttaaaaatataaaaaaattcaacagcatttaaTGATGAAACAATTTTTCATTAGTATGTCATGAATATTtatgaactgtagtagtaatgaaacttatgaaatttaatattaaagagtatatgttgttccatgtatttatgtctataccgatcttgaaatatgctcaatcataatttaataaacaacatgagtgcaggatgtacatcacccaaggtgcctcatgtgttgtggacaaggtacaaagcaaatcagtaaacgcgactaccgctaagcattgttaaaatatattgccatctgctaaggcagagatttgcacgaatttatcgtgtaaacaaaagtcacaaatctaacactaatctaggaacttgcacgctaggcctagattataaaatgtgtacgataatgcgagaggcaaagttttgtaaagtcgagcctggctctggagggcaagtacgcaatgagtgggcagacatgacatggggacacaaaattgttgaggctttcgtggccacttgttgacaaactgcctattggcttctgtctcgggttcttcggccgacgttcatctaatgatttttctgacgtttcgccagcacgagtggctggcattgtcaaagcttcaccctccattgccggtggtgaactgcaaGGTTGctatggtgaactggagccgagctcgcgggcgcaggctatatgtacctggcgcgccaacgtccgagggcttctccgcggtcatttccggtgcggttctcctcttgctacctgcgacggtcgttcgctgcagtacgggaagccaggatccgttgaccgtaaggctttcctctttcttgttcaaactgttcgcgtgtttttgtatttctacagcttctctgaacaagcgcgtgtgatagtgcttctctacagccagaacttccgtgtcggcgaattttattacatggtcggtctcattcagtgcgtgctctgccacggccgatttctccacctgccccaacctgcaatgtcgcttatgctctttgatcctggtgttaatggatcgtccagtcattccgacataaacttttccgcatgtgcatggtatgcggtatattcccgacattgcaagtgggtctcttttctccttcgccgatctaagacactctttgatcttccttgtcggtttgaaaatcgtctttacgccatgtttgcgcaatatacggccgattctgtccgtcactctgggaatgtatggcagaaaggccgtacccgacaattctttttccggttccttacttcgccgagggttgggctctgttacacttctaatataatttgtggagtaaccattgctcctcaggacagtttccaggtgttgcatttctcgtttgaggtgttgcggctcacatattcgtcctgctctcgttacgagcgtactaatcatgcctcttttctggctcgggtggtggtttgacagtttgtgcaggtatcggtccgtgtgagtcggttttcgatacacgctgtgtcccagatcttcgccgtcccttgtgaccagaacatctagaaatggcagtttcttgtcaacgttcaacagcggtaaggacgccaaacgccaatattacgcacgaaaaactgtgaatttgcttataaatgtgaactgttaacgtgaagtgaacccacagtcaatattttagggacagactgtagtttcagtgagcacaataatgcgagattggaatgcgatgcgtggactgttgcaaaacagcgaccgcagaaacggcgagtgtttgtgctaagctcgtactgggacactcaccagtgcctgcgagtgcggcgaaaacataaataattttatcaagacaaaaactgacgtgtaatggaaacagtatcgcatcaaaactgcattcacgggagaagatccatgtcatgtattctgcaggacagtgctggcttgacactcggaaactggcgaaaacttaacaacaactgccgcaataataaatgcttctttcccactagcgtaaccatctgcagcgcgaaacaaatattacgttggttgtgtgtatgtttcatgtactacgtcggagatgcgtagcagagctgactcctgccaacaagcgcggggggcggatatcatcccactccgccacgcccgttCGAGACAGAaacgcatcgccaaccgtgcagccgatcagctgattctgacgttccgagACGGcaagagacacgctggcgtcgagcgggcgttgacctctccgcagccaccgcgaacgccgagcaccgaacacaccaaccgacgccgtcgcgagctaaacgtcgtggcgtagatcatcaacgacaccgcaatcaattgttataatgacctcattttttgcatagtgcaacacaaaattatttgtaatgtatgcacatcctgtactccaatgacatcccagaaacaattaagtgaaagtaaccaaagcagttagtctgtcgctccgccgaggttttccccagggttgccctacggccgcgccaattggggagcgaacagttgacacccctgggacttcaagttCTACAGACTAACCCGTGATTGTATaccttgaacactgcaaaagttgcaaccctaagAAGAAGCAGCCAAAATAAAACTAATTGTATTCTACGTCCTTTTcatttgtacatgactgtatacgtaaccaattgtatattacattgttatgtagataacttcatctgtattacactttgtgtgcaacacacctctgTAATTACAACGGTTTgaatatacgatgtgacatatgtagactgtgaaagaaaaatctgcgtgtggacactgtggacatgaaaggggaaatatttatgtcaaaaaacacgaacattttttatgacataaacatttcgggggggggggggggcaatatagcgtccccagatctatattacgaaaagacttaaaaaacagtatttataaagaagagacattaaaaaattgaataatatatttttatcatgtagctgtaaaacaataatttctctgtcgagaaatgcaaa from Schistocerca nitens isolate TAMUIC-IGC-003100 chromosome 5, iqSchNite1.1, whole genome shotgun sequence includes these protein-coding regions:
- the LOC126260537 gene encoding putative uncharacterized protein DDB_G0274435, whose translation is MLYEQEQQREQKEREKERMSEQREKQRDEKLAQMLHEQEKKLTQKLIEQEQRSEAKLDSIQSELAEMRDACKEIPDLVQNLAGEMQKLQISQARLEDNVQTLTNRVDNVKIDARKSIDVYLEVQAQKVEKELNEWLEVKDREISAKIESDVKTAVE